Proteins encoded within one genomic window of Polyodon spathula isolate WHYD16114869_AA chromosome 32, ASM1765450v1, whole genome shotgun sequence:
- the fam110d gene encoding protein FAM110A, giving the protein MKPLTPIGSPSPLRLLNKGPEYLRRQMDSGSRGRSVSAVEQLEADKAKYVKSQQVINTKQEPVLVPCATPPQLRRPFTAPYATTPLQPRKFSTPCASPSPLPRRSFILCDEDVFKDLDAKKENRSLLVHKNIRNIQVTPSVQNPPVLRRSTGKRTLRPDSLIIYRQKRECNTSGGDTKGNSFVKRLFQGSMREKHTPEKLIIREEKSPSKEEDSRMSWANEKESPKSDQNERELFVAPSTPQTSEKRDKETNDAVDKSSNPATLRKTRLQRSKSELWLRYSLDLSEKEHFFNYCGLDLEIVDRIGLENFYTASSDTVSLLLRSASMGGSEPSEFSRQSGEGLFEEEVTEQSPTGVSVIERNARVIKWLYGCRNAKNTPKESTV; this is encoded by the coding sequence ATGAAGCCACTCACGCCAATTGGTTCCCCATCTCCACTGCGCCTTCTGAACAAGGGGCCCGAGTACCTGCGCAGGCAGATGGACAGTGGCAGCAGGGGGCGTTCAGTGAGCGCCGTGGAGCAACTGGAGGCTGACAAGGCCAAGTACGTGAAAAGCCAGCAGGTGATCAACACCAAGCAGGAGCCGGTGCTTGTGCCTTGTGCTACTCCCCCGCAGCTGAGAAGACCCTTCACAGCGCCATACGCCACAACCCCTCTGCAGCCCAGGAAGTTCAGCACTCCCTGTGCCAGTCCCTCGCCCCTGCCCAGGAGATCCTTTATCCTCTGTGATGAGGACGTCTTTAAAGACCTGGATGCCAAGAAGGAGAACCGCAGCTTGTTGGTGCACAAGAATATCAGGAACATCCAGGTCACCCCTTCGGTCCAAAACCCCCCAGTTCTGcgtagaagcactggcaagagaACGCTGAGGCCAGACTCTCTGATCATCTACAGGCAGAAGCGGGAGTGCAATACCTCTGGCGGAGATACCAAAGGGAATAGCTTTGTCAAGCGCTTGTTTCAGGGCTCAATGAGGGAGAAGCACACCCCGGAGAAGCTCATCATCAGAGAAGAGAAGTCCCCCTCGAAAGAGGAGGATTCTCGGATGTCTTGGGCCAACGAAAAGGAGAGCCCCAAGAGTGACCAAAATGAAAGGGAACTCTTTGTAGCCCCTAGCACCCCGCAGACCTCGGAGAAGAGAGACAAAGAGACGAACGACGCTGTCGACAAGTCCAGCAACCCAGCCACTTTAAGGAAAACGAGGCTTCAGCGATCCAAGTCAGAGTTGTGGTTGCGGTACTCTTTGGACTTGTCCGAGAAAGAGCATTTCTTCAACTACTGCGGGCTGGACCTGGAGATAGTGGACAGAATAGGGCTGGAGAACTTCTACACGGCCAGCTCGGATACCGTGTCTCTGCTGCTGCGGAGCGCCAGCATGGGCGGCTCGGAACCCAGCGAGTTCTCCCGCCAGAGCGGGGAGGGGCTGTTTGAGGAGGAAGTGACCGAGCAGAGCCCGACCGGGGTATCTGTGATCGAGCGGAACGCGCGGGTTATCAAATGGCTTTATGGGTGCAGGAACGCCAAAAACACTCCCAAAGAATCCACGGTTTAA